TCTTTGTTCTCGACAAACTTCCGTTCTGCATCCTCACCGTCAATCGCCTCGATAACTGTGTAGCCGGATTGTGTCAGCACATGGGATTGCAGCTTCCTCACCGACTCGTCATCTTCTGCCAGCAGGATGGTCTCCGTGCCGGTGGCCATGGTGGTATTCGGTGTAATCAGGGGTTCTTTCTTGGCTGCTGACTCAACAACCGGCAGGTATATCTTAAATGTCGCACCTCTGCCGGGCTCACTGTCAAGGGTGATGTAGCCCTCATGCTGATGGATGATGCCATAGACCACTGCCATGCCCAGGCCCGTGCCTTTGCCTACTTCTTTGGTGGTGAAAAAAGGTTCGAAAATCCGTTGTCTGGTCTTCTCGTTTATGCCATTGCCGGTATCGGTCACGGTTATCAAGGCATAGGAGGCGGTAGTCTTGCCGTAGGCATGGGTGGCAATGAACCCTTTGTTTAGCTGAATTTGTTCCGTGGTGACGGTGAAAGAGCCGCCCTGGGGCATGGCATCGCGGGCATTGGTGGCAAAGTTCATCAGCACCTGCTCAAGGTGGTGGCTGTCACCATTGATCATGATTGGCTGATCGTGCAGGATAAAGTTACAGGTGATATCCTCGCCGATGACCTTTGTTAGGAATTTTTCGACCTGTCTGATGATATTGTTCAGGTCGGTGGTTTTCCGCAGGCTCTTCTGCTTTCGGCTAAAGAGGAGGAGATCTTTGGTAAGATGCGCGGCCCGATCGGCTCCTTGGAGCATGATCTCAATGTTTGATCGTTGGGGATCATCTTTTGCCATGCCCATGAGGGCGATTTCGCCATAGCCCATGATGGCGGTCAGGATATTATTGAAATCGTGGGCTATGCCACCCGCCAGGGTGCCGATGGACTCCATTTTCTGGGATTGCCGAAGTTGATCCTCAAGTTTAGTCTTTTCGGTAATGTCACGAGTTGTCTTGATTACCGCAGTTACTTCTCCCAGGGTATTTTTCATGGGAAAAGATCTGACCTCATATAAAGAGGAATCTCCTTTGTTGTCAAAATGGGTGTGGGAGGTAGTGGCAGCAGACCCGGTTTCAAAGGTCTCTTTTACCGGGCAGTATATCCCTTTTTCATAACAGGGTTGGAGTGATCCATGGGAACATTCGAAGCAGTGTTTGCCTAAGATATCGTCTGGCGGTTTCTTGCAGAAAAGCAGGTATGCCCTGTTTGTAGAGAGAATTCTGTAGTTTGGGTCAATGACGACGATGCCCTCATCAACACTTTCCACGATGTTTTTGATGAACTGTTCAGATTCCAGGATTTTGGTGTTGGCGGTTTCAAGCTCCTTTACTTTTTCCTCAAGTTTGGTGGCGACAATGTTGCTGTACCGCTGCAGGTAGTCATGCTCGTCATCGATTGGCGTAGCAAGGGTTGGTTGTGTCTCTTGGAGAATTTTGGCGTTGATGATTCTGTTGAGTTCAGTCCAGAACTCATCTGGGTCAGTTGGCTTGATAATAAAGGCATCGGCGCCTAAGGAGAGGGCGAATTCGACTTCTTCCCTCCCGGTGTAGATGGCAGAATAAAAAACAAAAGGGATGAGGCTGAGGGTGACATCATTTTTTGCTACTCTCAAAAACTGAAAGCCATCCATTACCGGCATGAGTGCGTCTGAGACGATCAGGTCAGGTTGGTTGATGCTTGCCAGATGCAGTCCCTCAGCCCCATCGGAAGCTTCTATAACCTCGCAGCCGTGATGCTCCAGGTTGTAGCGCAGCAGAGTTCTGTCTGCGGCGTTATCATCAACAATAAGTATTTTCATATGTTTCTCTGGTGATGAGTGGTGGTCTCAGTAACCGCTTTCCCTTGCGCCACATTTCGATAGAATTGCCTGGATCTGATCTACAATCGTATTGGGGTCAATCGGTTTTTCAAAGTAGCCATTACACCCTGCCGCAAGGATTTTCTCCCGATCTCCCTGCAGGGCAAAGGAGGTGATGGCGATGATGGGAATAGTATCGTTGATCTCGGATATCCTGATCCTTCTGGTCGCTTCAGTGCCGTCGATGCCAGGCAGGTTGATATCCATCAGGATAAAATATGGCCGCTCCTGGCGCGCCAATTCAACCCCGGCCTCGCCGGTTTCGGCGCTGATGACGGAATACCCGGCGTTTTTCAGGGCATAGGTGATCAGTAGCAGATTGTCGATATTGTCTTCTATTACCAGAACAGGGTTCATGTGGTTGTAACTCCTTTCTGTGCATTGTTCAAGATTGCCGGGATGTTGAGCGTGAAGCAGCTGCCAGCGCCGTGGGTGCTTTTTGCGGAGATCTCACCGCCCAGGGTTTCTCTGACAAGTTTTTTGGTAAGATACAACCCCAGGCCAGTGCCGGGGACTGAAGCGCGAAGCGGAGAATCAAAACGGACAAAGGATTGAAAGAGTTTTGGCATATCCTCTTCTTTAATCCCTATCCCGGTGTCTGTAACTGTGATTTCAATGTGTTCCCCCTCTTTTACAGTCCGGGCCATAAGCTGGACACCACCTTTGGTGGTAAATTTTACAGCATTGCTTAATAGATTAAGGATACACTGGAGCAGTCGCCTTCGGTCGGAATGCATCGCAAGATGCGGAATCTCGGTAGTTATCGAGAGTTTCTTGTCGGCGAGGTCTTTTGCCAGATTTTCTACCGCCTCGATGACCACATTAAAGAGATCAAAATCCTCTCGGCTGGTATCGAGTTTTCCCGATTCAATTTTTGAGATATCAATGACATCGTTGATCAGCGATAACAGGTGCTTGCCCGCCCTGTTGATGGTCAACAGCAGTTTTTTTTGTTCTTCGCTCACCGGGCCGGCCCATTCGTTACTGAGGACACTGGAAAACCCTATGACCGAGTTCAGGGGAGTTCTCAGTTCATGGCTCATACTGGCGATGAAGATGGATTTGAGGCGGTCAATCTCTTTAAGCTGTTCATTGGCCTGCTCCAGCGCCTCTGCGCTCATCTGCAAATCATCCACCATATTCATCAAGGCTGCCTGGGCTTTCTCCACCTGTTCCGTCCGTTGATCGACGAGTTCTTCAAGATTCTCCCGGTACTTTGTTAGCTCCAGTTCAGCTTGTTTGCGCTTGGTGATCACTTCGGAAAACAGGATGATGCCGCCGATTTCTCCTTCGGTTTCATACCAGGGCCGGATTTCCCATCGCACCCAATCCACTCTTCCGTTTTTATGCGGGAAGGGGTCATCGTCACACTGTTCAATCGCCCCAGCAAGACAGCGTTTATGGATTGCCCGCCAGCGTTCGGGAATATCCGGAAATACTTCGTAATGCGAGCGGCCGGTGACATTCTGTTGGCCCAGGTTATAGTCCTCAAGGAATCGGGAGCTTGCAAAAATATATTTCATCTCGTTATCGAACATGGCGATTGCTGCGGGAGAGTGTTCGACAAAAAGCCGGAGAACCTTCTCGTTTCTCAGCAAATCCCGTTCTGCTTTTTTGCTCTCCGAGACGTCTTCAACGCTTGACCAGATGAACTTCTCCCCTTTCTTTTCGATGAACAGTCCCTGCAAGCGGACAGGGATCAGGCGGCCGTCCTTATGGGTGTACTCCTTCTCGTATGGTCCGTATCTACCTGTTTTTTCAATATTTTTGAGTTGAGCATGTTCGAGTTCCAGGTATTTAGGGGGGGTGATGTCCCAATAGGTGAGTTTAAGTGTTTCCTCAACAGATCGTCCGATGATCTTGGCGTATGCCGGGTTGATGTCCACCAGGGAGCCATTCCGCCGGCAGAGGGCAAGGCCTATGGGAGATAATTCGAACAGCAGGCGGTTGTATTGTTCGCTTTCCCGAAGTTTTTCTTCTGCCTTTTTACGGGTTTTTTCTGCTGCGACAATCATCCAGGCTTTGGTGCAGATGATGGTAAAGAGGACGCCGCCGATCAGGATCATGCCGATAACCAGAAGCAGCCGGTTCTTGAATGAGGCGAGGGCGGAGAGGACCTCGTCTTCAGAAGAGGCCACGACAATCGACCAGAAACTGTTGCCAATGGCGACAGGCAGATAGACAGCATACTTCTTTACCGGTTTTACCGTCGTGGCCCCAATTTTATCGAAGAGGTAGGTTGCAGTTCCCTGGTGGCCCTGAAGCATCTCCTTCACCATGGCGAGAATTTCAGGGCACTCCTTGCAGTTATCAAAAATGGAATTCCCGGTAAAGCCGGGGACAGGACTGTAGAGAGTTGTTCCGTCGTGACTGATCACCCAAGCGTAGCCGGTCTTGCCGATCTGTATTACTTCGAGATATCGTGTCGCAAGGTTTGTGAAGTCAATGACGATGGCGACGGTTCCCTTGAAGGTCGCTCCCTTGAAGACCGGCACATGGAGTGCAACGGCATCAAATCCCTGGACTGTCTTGAACACATCGCTGACGACAGGTTGGTGGTTCCTCAGGATCTCTCGCACATGTCTTTGGTTTGAAATGTCGCTGCCTTCAGCGCCGCTGAAGGGCACGGTGTATAGGATCACCCCCTTTTCATCGACTCGGGTGATTGACTTGATTTGATCTTGATGCGCCTCGTAGAATAAGGCCATATATCGTTTGCCGTTATCGTCAACGCTGATTATCTCATCCATTTTCGAGAACGAAGTCAGAATGCCTGTCCACGTTTTGAAAAAATCAGCAATGCCCTGGGCCGCCTGTTTAGCGTGGATCTGTTGTTGATCGTTCAATTGTCTGATTGCGGTTGTTTTGGCCGAATCGTAGAAGTCAAAAAAGAGGTATGCGGATAAACCGGCGAAGCAGAGGATGAGAGCAAGAAGAGAGCCTTTTTGAATGCCAAGGTCCTGTCTGGGGTTCGTGCCTTGATCGGTCATGTTTCGTTATCCATATCTTCACCTTTTCGTTCCAGTTCCTGGATCTTTTTCTTCAGTTCCACCATCCGCAGTTCGCGGTTGATAAAAATTTTGTTCATTCGCTCGATAACAGCCATCTTGCTTTGAAGGTCTTTATTCTTTTCCTCCAGTTCACGAGTGCGGGCGGTTACCTTAAGGTCCAGCATCTCAGCTTCCTTTCTGATCTCTCCGATAAGCAGGGCGTTATGGGCCACAAGGCCGACGGTGGCAGCAAGGATTTCTAGGAAATCCCGGCTATCCGAGTATTTGGTTTCAGTTCTCGAAGCGATCCCGAGGACCCCGATGATTGTATTATCGTGGATAATGGGTAGGGCGGCAAAAGAGCAGATGCCAGCCTCCTTGCATTCACTTAAGGTGCAACGAACGTCGCATGAGATGTTCTCTGAAAAGACTGGAGAGCCATGCGCTGCGGCGAGTCCGCAGAGACACTCGCCCACTTTTTTCTTGTGATTGAGGTGCTCTTCTTCGATTGGAGCGGAACCTTGAAGAAGCAACCAGTCACCTGCTACCGTATAATAAAGCGCAAGGTCTGGAGAGCATGCCTTCATGACCTCTGCCAGGGCAACCTGTACCACCTCTTTGATGCTCTGGCTTCTGATGGCCCTGCTGGTTAGCATGTTCAACGCTTCAAGTTGTTGATTGCGCAGGGTAAGGGCGTACTGCATTTTTTTGACTGAGGAAATATCCTTGGCAACATGTACTGACCCGATGATTTCTCCCTCCTTGTTAGTGATCGGTGAGGCGGTTATTAGCAGTGGGATACCGATGAAAGGATCGTTCACCTCCAGGGTTGCGGGGAGTTTCTGCTTCATCATCTGTTCATGAGGGCAGCCGTCCCAGGGGGTGTTTTGTCCATGCATAACCTCGTAGCACTTCTGCCCCACCAGGGCTGCCGGAGATTGTTTGAGAAACTCAGCCAGCGCACGATTGACTTGGATGATTCTGAAATCCTTATCAAGGACGGCAACAAGATCGGTAATGGCATTCAAGATCTTTTCCCAATCCAGTGTTGTGATGTCAAAATCATTAATCATGTCTGCGCAAACTCCTTGTTTTTGTTTTGTGTCTGAATGCGCACTACGCGTTGTTTGTGCTTGGGGCATGTTTCTTAGGGCTGGCAGTAGCTATCAGTTATTCAAT
This genomic stretch from Desulfobulbaceae bacterium harbors:
- a CDS encoding response regulator — its product is MKILIVDDNAADRTLLRYNLEHHGCEVIEASDGAEGLHLASINQPDLIVSDALMPVMDGFQFLRVAKNDVTLSLIPFVFYSAIYTGREEVEFALSLGADAFIIKPTDPDEFWTELNRIINAKILQETQPTLATPIDDEHDYLQRYSNIVATKLEEKVKELETANTKILESEQFIKNIVESVDEGIVVIDPNYRILSTNRAYLLFCKKPPDDILGKHCFECSHGSLQPCYEKGIYCPVKETFETGSAATTSHTHFDNKGDSSLYEVRSFPMKNTLGEVTAVIKTTRDITEKTKLEDQLRQSQKMESIGTLAGGIAHDFNNILTAIMGYGEIALMGMAKDDPQRSNIEIMLQGADRAAHLTKDLLLFSRKQKSLRKTTDLNNIIRQVEKFLTKVIGEDITCNFILHDQPIMINGDSHHLEQVLMNFATNARDAMPQGGSFTVTTEQIQLNKGFIATHAYGKTTASYALITVTDTGNGINEKTRQRIFEPFFTTKEVGKGTGLGMAVVYGIIHQHEGYITLDSEPGRGATFKIYLPVVESAAKKEPLITPNTTMATGTETILLAEDDESVRKLQSHVLTQSGYTVIEAIDGEDAERKFVENKDRIQLLLFDFLLPKMNGNEAYEKIRALKPGIKVLFVSGYEPDHIQQNIRGMSQSQIIHKPVSPSELLQKVRSRLDETPP
- a CDS encoding response regulator, yielding MNPVLVIEDNIDNLLLITYALKNAGYSVISAETGEAGVELARQERPYFILMDINLPGIDGTEATRRIRISEINDTIPIIAITSFALQGDREKILAAGCNGYFEKPIDPNTIVDQIQAILSKCGARESGY
- a CDS encoding PAS domain S-box protein encodes the protein MTDQGTNPRQDLGIQKGSLLALILCFAGLSAYLFFDFYDSAKTTAIRQLNDQQQIHAKQAAQGIADFFKTWTGILTSFSKMDEIISVDDNGKRYMALFYEAHQDQIKSITRVDEKGVILYTVPFSGAEGSDISNQRHVREILRNHQPVVSDVFKTVQGFDAVALHVPVFKGATFKGTVAIVIDFTNLATRYLEVIQIGKTGYAWVISHDGTTLYSPVPGFTGNSIFDNCKECPEILAMVKEMLQGHQGTATYLFDKIGATTVKPVKKYAVYLPVAIGNSFWSIVVASSEDEVLSALASFKNRLLLVIGMILIGGVLFTIICTKAWMIVAAEKTRKKAEEKLRESEQYNRLLFELSPIGLALCRRNGSLVDINPAYAKIIGRSVEETLKLTYWDITPPKYLELEHAQLKNIEKTGRYGPYEKEYTHKDGRLIPVRLQGLFIEKKGEKFIWSSVEDVSESKKAERDLLRNEKVLRLFVEHSPAAIAMFDNEMKYIFASSRFLEDYNLGQQNVTGRSHYEVFPDIPERWRAIHKRCLAGAIEQCDDDPFPHKNGRVDWVRWEIRPWYETEGEIGGIILFSEVITKRKQAELELTKYRENLEELVDQRTEQVEKAQAALMNMVDDLQMSAEALEQANEQLKEIDRLKSIFIASMSHELRTPLNSVIGFSSVLSNEWAGPVSEEQKKLLLTINRAGKHLLSLINDVIDISKIESGKLDTSREDFDLFNVVIEAVENLAKDLADKKLSITTEIPHLAMHSDRRRLLQCILNLLSNAVKFTTKGGVQLMARTVKEGEHIEITVTDTGIGIKEEDMPKLFQSFVRFDSPLRASVPGTGLGLYLTKKLVRETLGGEISAKSTHGAGSCFTLNIPAILNNAQKGVTTT
- a CDS encoding PAS domain-containing protein, translating into MPQAQTTRSAHSDTKQKQGVCADMINDFDITTLDWEKILNAITDLVAVLDKDFRIIQVNRALAEFLKQSPAALVGQKCYEVMHGQNTPWDGCPHEQMMKQKLPATLEVNDPFIGIPLLITASPITNKEGEIIGSVHVAKDISSVKKMQYALTLRNQQLEALNMLTSRAIRSQSIKEVVQVALAEVMKACSPDLALYYTVAGDWLLLQGSAPIEEEHLNHKKKVGECLCGLAAAHGSPVFSENISCDVRCTLSECKEAGICSFAALPIIHDNTIIGVLGIASRTETKYSDSRDFLEILAATVGLVAHNALLIGEIRKEAEMLDLKVTARTRELEEKNKDLQSKMAVIERMNKIFINRELRMVELKKKIQELERKGEDMDNET